One Xyrauchen texanus isolate HMW12.3.18 chromosome 46, RBS_HiC_50CHRs, whole genome shotgun sequence DNA segment encodes these proteins:
- the LOC127638642 gene encoding calcium/calmodulin-dependent protein kinase type 1D-like isoform X1 yields the protein MARGSEESVNGSWKKQVDDIRKIFEIREILGTGAFSEVVLAQEKTTGKMYAVKCIPKKALRGKESGIENEIAVLTKIKHENIVALEDIYESPSHLYLIMQLVSGGELFDRIVERGFYTEQDASALIKQVLDAVKYLHSLGIVHRDLKPENLLYFNPHEESKIMISDFGLSKMEDAANDIMSTACGTPGYVAPEVLAQKPYSKAVDCWSIGVIAYILLCGYPPFYDENDSKLFEQILRAEYEFDSPYWDDISDSAKDFISNLMQKDPEKRLTCEEALQHPWIAGDTALCKNIHESVSRQMKKNFAKAKWRQAFNATAVIRHMRRLQLGSSIDSSQHRKQNQTMPAKSQSVDVVNLNDCSAMQQASNSSSKTGPPERHPRASTVTTIITGSK from the exons ATGGCCAGGGGAAGCGAAGAATCTGTGAATGGATCGTGGAAAAAGCAAGTGGATGACATCAGGAAGATATTTGAGATCAGAGAGATCCTCGGGAC TGGGGCGTTTTCAGAGGTGGTCCTGGCTCAAGAGAAGACCACAGGAAAGATGTACGCAGTGAAATGTATCCCCAAAAAAGCACTGAGAGGAAAAGAAAGCGGAATAGAGAACGAGATTGCAGTGCTGACGAA GATCAAACATGAGAACATTGTGGCCCTGGAAGACATTTACGAGAGCCCCAGTCATCTATATCTAATTATGCAACT TGTGTCAGGTGGGGAATTGTTTGATCGAATCGTGGAGAGAGGCTTCTACACGGAGCAGGATGCAAGCGCGTTAATAAAACAGGTCCTGGATGCGGTTAAATACCTGCATTCACTGGGGATCGTCCACAGAGACCTAAAG CCTGAAAATCTGCTGTATTTTAACCCACATGAAGAGTCCAAGATCATGATAAGTGATTTTGGGCTGTCCAAGATGGAAGATGCGGCCAATGACATCATGTCCACAGCATGTGGGACACCGGGTTACGTGG CACCAGAGGTATTAGCACAGAAGCCTTACAGTAAAGCCGTGGACTGCTGGTCTATTGGAGTTATTGCTTACATCCT GTTGTGTGGTTACCCCCCGTTTTACGATGAGAATGACTCCAAACTGTTTGAGCAAATTCTTAGGGCGGAATATGAGTTTGATTCACCGTACTGGGACGACATTTCTGATTCAG CTAAAGACTTCATTAGTAACCTGATGCAGAAAGATCCTGAAAAGAGGTTAACATGTGAAGAGGCTCTTCAGCATCCCTG GATTGCAGGTGATACTGCTCTCTGCAAGAACATCCATGAATCAGTCAGTCGACAGATGAAGAAAAACTTTGCAAAAGCTAAATGGCGG CAAGCATTTAACGCTACCGCAGTCATCCGACATATGAGGCGTCTTCAGCTTGGCAGCAGTATAGATTCCTCTCAGCACAGGAAACAGAATCAAACGATGCCAGCGAAGAGTCAGTCAGTCGATGTAGTCAACCTCAATGACT
- the LOC127638642 gene encoding calcium/calmodulin-dependent protein kinase type 1D-like isoform X2 produces the protein MARGSEESVNGSWKKQVDDIRKIFEIREILGTGAFSEVVLAQEKTTGKMYAVKCIPKKALRGKESGIENEIAVLTKIKHENIVALEDIYESPSHLYLIMQLVSGGELFDRIVERGFYTEQDASALIKQVLDAVKYLHSLGIVHRDLKPENLLYFNPHEESKIMISDFGLSKMEDAANDIMSTACGTPGYVAPEVLAQKPYSKAVDCWSIGVIAYILLCGYPPFYDENDSKLFEQILRAEYEFDSPYWDDISDSAKDFISNLMQKDPEKRLTCEEALQHPWIAGDTALCKNIHESVSRQMKKNFAKAKWRQAFNATAVIRHMRRLQLGSSIDSSQHRKQNQTMPAKSQSVDVVNLNDSLEEGVIFV, from the exons ATGGCCAGGGGAAGCGAAGAATCTGTGAATGGATCGTGGAAAAAGCAAGTGGATGACATCAGGAAGATATTTGAGATCAGAGAGATCCTCGGGAC TGGGGCGTTTTCAGAGGTGGTCCTGGCTCAAGAGAAGACCACAGGAAAGATGTACGCAGTGAAATGTATCCCCAAAAAAGCACTGAGAGGAAAAGAAAGCGGAATAGAGAACGAGATTGCAGTGCTGACGAA GATCAAACATGAGAACATTGTGGCCCTGGAAGACATTTACGAGAGCCCCAGTCATCTATATCTAATTATGCAACT TGTGTCAGGTGGGGAATTGTTTGATCGAATCGTGGAGAGAGGCTTCTACACGGAGCAGGATGCAAGCGCGTTAATAAAACAGGTCCTGGATGCGGTTAAATACCTGCATTCACTGGGGATCGTCCACAGAGACCTAAAG CCTGAAAATCTGCTGTATTTTAACCCACATGAAGAGTCCAAGATCATGATAAGTGATTTTGGGCTGTCCAAGATGGAAGATGCGGCCAATGACATCATGTCCACAGCATGTGGGACACCGGGTTACGTGG CACCAGAGGTATTAGCACAGAAGCCTTACAGTAAAGCCGTGGACTGCTGGTCTATTGGAGTTATTGCTTACATCCT GTTGTGTGGTTACCCCCCGTTTTACGATGAGAATGACTCCAAACTGTTTGAGCAAATTCTTAGGGCGGAATATGAGTTTGATTCACCGTACTGGGACGACATTTCTGATTCAG CTAAAGACTTCATTAGTAACCTGATGCAGAAAGATCCTGAAAAGAGGTTAACATGTGAAGAGGCTCTTCAGCATCCCTG GATTGCAGGTGATACTGCTCTCTGCAAGAACATCCATGAATCAGTCAGTCGACAGATGAAGAAAAACTTTGCAAAAGCTAAATGGCGG CAAGCATTTAACGCTACCGCAGTCATCCGACATATGAGGCGTCTTCAGCTTGGCAGCAGTATAGATTCCTCTCAGCACAGGAAACAGAATCAAACGATGCCAGCGAAGAGTCAGTCAGTCGATGTAGTCAACCTCAATGACT
- the dhtkd1 gene encoding 2-oxoadipate dehydrogenase complex component E1 translates to MSASMLLTNVRRLGHYSIKARRPVLASFYHTQRGVYGYKPRESPVRDSELPQISALNQDHGLARLVEAYRAHGHKVAKINPLLPHAPVLESVPEISLLNGAVQGLLNTTGLRHFGKAEATAEEVVAYLERTYCGGISVETSQLQSMQEREWFADRFEELKKEAFPPEERRQLAKLMLESQEFDHFLATKFATVKRYGGEGAESMMGFFYELFRSAAYSGVTDVVMGMPHRGRLNLLTGLLQFPPELMFRKMRGLSEYPEISPSIGDVLSHLTSSVELEFGAGHPLHVTMLPNPSHLEAINPVTQGKTRGRQQVKQDGDYSSDPHSRPGDKVICLQVHGDASFSGQGIVTETFTLSNLPHFRVGGSIHLIVNNQVGYTTPSERGRSTLYCSDVGKMVGCAIIHVNGGDAEEVLRATRLALEYQQHFRKDVIVDLLCYRQWGHNELDEPSFTNPAMYKIIRSKKSIPDSYVDQLVSEGLMTEEECGQIKTTHYAMLNDRLSNMTLYIPPPTNLQGRWGGLVEPQNRVSSWDTGVAVPLLQFVGAKSVDIPEEIQLHSHLRKTHVQARLQKLEEGTKLDWSTAEALAFGTLLCQGFNIRISGQDVGRGTFSQRHAMVVCQETNDMYIPLNHINSEQRVHLEVCNSALSEEAVLGFEYGMSIALPKLLPIWEAQFGDFFNGAQIIFDTFLSGGEAKWLLQSGLVILLPHGYDGAGPEHSSCRIERFLQLCDSKEEGVDCDTVNMGVVNPTLPAQYFHLLRRQMIRNFRKPLIVASPKTLLRFSGAVSSLAEMGPGTSFKPVIGDTSVNPPSVQRVLLCSGKHYYALLKHRETLPEALKNTVLIRVEELCPFPTEALQMELNKYTNAKEFIWSQEEPQNMGSWSFVAPRFEKQLACKLRLVSRPALPAPAVGIGNLHHQQHEAILTASFS, encoded by the exons ATGTCTGCGAGTATGTTGCTTACAAACGTACGCAGGCTTGGTCATTATTCTATCAAGGCCCGACGGCCGGTTTTAGCGAGTTTTTATCACACGCAGCGGGGTGTCTACGGTTACAAACCGAGAGAGAGTCCGGTGAGAGACTCTGAGCTTCCGCAGATCTCTGCGCTGAATCAAG ATCACGGGCTGGCGCGACTGGTGGAGGCCTATCGAGCACATGGACACAAAGTTGCTAAAATTAACCCGTTGCTTCCTCACGCTCCTGTCCTGGAGAGCGTGCCAGAGATCAGCCTGTTGAATGGAGCTGTCCAAGGACTTCTTAACACTACTG GATTACGGCATTTTGGGAAAGCCGAGGCAACCGCAGAGGAGGTTGTGGCCTACCTGGAGAGAACATACTGTGGGGGAATCTCAGTGGAAACCAGTCAACTCCAAAGCATGCAGGAAAGAGAGTGGTTTGCTGACCGCTTTGAGGAGCTCAAGAAAGAGGCGTTTCCTCCAGAGGAGAGGCGACAGCTAGCAAAACTAATGCTTGAATCTCAG GAATTTGACCACTTCTTAGCCACCAAGTTTGCAACAGTGAAACGTTATGGAGGCGAAGGAGCAGAGAGTATGATGGGATTTTTCTACGAGCTCTTCCGCTCTGCAGCCTACAGTGGCGTGACTGACGTGGTCATGGGCATGCCTCACCGGGGACGGCTCAACCTACTCACTGGACTACTGCAGTTCCCCCCTGAG CTCATGTTCCGTAAAATGAGAGGTCTGAGTGAATATCCGGAGATTTCTCCTTCTATTGGTGATGTGCTGTCACATTTAACCTCTTCGGTGGAGCTGGAGTTTGGAGCGGGACATCCTCTCCATGTCACAATGCTACCCAACCCCTCCCACCTGGAGGCCATCAACCCAGTCACACAAGGCAAGACTCGAGGCCGACAGCAAGTCAAACAGGATGGAGATTACTCCAGCGACCCTCATTCTCGGCCTGGAGACAAAGTCATCTGCCTGCAG GTTCATGGCGATGCTTCATTCTCAGGCCAAGGCATTGTAACAGAAACCTTCACCCTGTCAAACCTCCCCCATTTCAGAGTAGGTGGAAGCATCCACCTCATCGTGAATAATCAAGTGGGCTATACCACTCCCTCTGAGAGGGGGCGGTCGACCCTCTATTGCAGTGATGTTG GTAAAATGGTGGGATGTGCAATAATCCATGTGAATGGTGGCGACGCAGAGGAGGTCCTCCGAGCGACCCGGCTGGCCTTGGAGTACCAGCAACACTTTAGGAAAGACGTTATTGTGGATCTGCTCTGTTACCGTCAGTGGGGGCACAATGAACTGGACGAGCCCTCTTTTACGAATCcggcaatgtataaaatcatccg GTCGAAAAAAAGTATTCCAGATTCATACGTCGACCAGCTGGTCTCAGAAGGTCTGATGACGGAGGAGGAATGCGGTCAGATCAAGACCACCCACTACGCCATGCTCAATGACCGGCTGAGCAACATGACCCTCTATATCCCCCCCCCCACCAATCTCCAGGGGCGCTGGGGAGGTCTAGTGGAGCCCCAGAACAGAGTCTCATCCTGGGACACTGGTGTAGCGGTGCCCCTCCTGCAGTTCGTAGGTGCCAAATCAGTGGACATACCTGAGGAAATACAACTACACAGTCACCTGAGGAAGACACATGTGCAG GCTCGGCTACAGAAACTTGAAGAGGGCACAAAACTGGACTGGTCCACAGCAGAGGCCCTGGCATTTGGCACACTGCTGTGCCAGG GCTTCAACATCCGTATCAGCGGTCAAGATGTGGGTCGGGGGACGTTCAGCCAACGTCACGCCATGGTTGTGTGTCAGGAGACCAACGACATGTATATCCCCCTCAATCACATCAACTCTGAACAGAGAGTTCACCTGGAG gtGTGTAACAGTGCTCTTTCTGAAGAGGCTGTATTAGGTTTTGAATACGGGATGAGCATTGCACTGCCAAAACTGCTGCCTATTTGGGAAGCTCAGTTTGGAGATTTCTTCAATGGCGCCCAGATTATATTCGACACTTTTCTATCTGGAG GTGAGGCTAAATGGCTCCTTCAGAGTGGATTGGTCATTTTATTGCCTCATGGGTACGATGGAGCCGGACCAGAACATTCATCCTGCCGAATCGAGAGATTTTTACAG CTCTGTGACAGTAAAGAAGAGGGTGTGGACTGTGACACAGTGAACATGGGGGTCGTTAACCCTACACTACCAGCTCAATACTTCCATCTCTTGCGGAGACAGATGATTAGAAACTTCCGAAAACCGTTGATCGTAGCTTCTCCCAAAACTTTGCTCCGCTTCTCT GGGGCAGTATCAAGCTTGGCTGAAATGGGACCAGGAACTTCATTCAAGCCTGTCATTGGTGATACTTCTGTAAATCCTCCAAG CGTGCAGCGGGTTCTGTTGTGTTCAGGTAAACATTACTATGCTTTGCTGAAGCACAGAGAGACGTTACCAGAGGCATTAAAAAACACAGTGCTAATCAGGGTCGAGGAACTGTGTCCTTTCCCTACAGAGGCCCTGCAAATGGaactaaataaatacacaaacgcCAAAG AGTTTATTTGGAGTCAAGAGGAGCCACAGAATATGGGCAGTTGGTCATTTGTAGCACCAAGATTTGAAAAACAGTTAGCATGCAAG TTGAGGTTAGTCAGTAGACCAGCGCTGCCCGCTCCCGCCGTGGGTATCGGCAATCTCCACCACCAGCAACATGAAGCCATCCTGACTGCTTCCTTCTCCTGA